The following are encoded together in the Perca fluviatilis chromosome 23, GENO_Pfluv_1.0, whole genome shotgun sequence genome:
- the LOC120553040 gene encoding NXPE family member 3-like, which yields MNHVLIAVRTGGFRKTKLARHSSAALSTIAWVTRFSSLSMIERLTCHVMSCAMVQLSTKTMRARACIRIKSDYRTVVLFLVVAVLILVLRNKTPCQFQHEVNSTIIVPRVSTDPEAHRGFCTLQPLSANDALEEHLLLDSIAWPEIPLLPALLSLENTSDPAHSTFTILPGRGGGQWHVGDQLEVIIKMSDFQGRPKTSGGDFLLVRLHSQKLGAGVAGQVVDHLNGSYSAVFSLLWEGDAQVEVTLVHSSEAVAVLNRLTSEQPDRIYFASLFRSGSISETTICNTCLRPTQQPQCNYTDLRTGEPWFCYKPNKLSCDARIDHAKGGYIQNITDIEKKLFQSGVNMKVYIRASGPAKVTVLPKKTGHSEMKCNSVKCGPSGYYYQGAWRALGGTTVQQFNISAISQCLKRKVVHMYGDSTIRQWFEYLNAALPDLKEFDLHSSRQGGPLMALDNANNILVKFRCHAPPIRFANIPTSELRYIANEIDGIPGGYNTVVVFGIWSHFSTFPVEVYIRRLQSIRRAVKQLLERAPGTVVIIRTANPKALTLYETITNSDWYSLQRDKVLRTMFKELNVHIIDAWEMVLAHHLPHSLHPQPPIIKAMIDLIMSYMCPQKGG from the exons ATGAACCATGTGTTAATTGCAGTAAGAACAGGTGgattcagaaaaacaaaactagCCAGACACTCCTCCGCAGCTCTGTCGACAATTGCCTGGGTGACTAGATTTAGCTCACTCTCTATGATTGAACGTCTgacatgtcatgtcatgtcatgtgcTATGGTGCAGCTGTCGACGAAGACTATGAGGGCCAGAGCTTGTATTAGAATTAAAAGTGACTATAGAACCGTGGTCCTTTTTCTGGTTGTGGCTGTCTTAATCCTTGTGCTACGTAATAAG ACTCCCTGCCAGTTTCAGCATGAAGTGAACTCCACCATCATCGTCCCGAGAGTTTCCACTGACCCTGAAGCGCATCGAGGATTCTGTACCCTCCAGCCACTGTCCGCTAACGACGCTCTCGAAGAACACCTCCTACTAGACTCCATTGCTTGGCCTGAAATTCCACTCTTGCCAGCTCTTCTTTCCCTGGAGAATACAAGTGACCCAGCTCACAGCACCTTCACCATTCTCccagggaggggaggaggacagTGGCACGTAGGGGATCAGCTGGAGGTTATAATCAAAATGTCTGATTTCCAGGGCCGTCCTAAGACGTCTGGGGGAGACTTTTTACTCGTCCGGCTGCACAGCCAGAAGCTAGGTGCAGGCGTGGCTGGACAAGTGGTGGATCATCTGAATGGCAGCTACTCTGCTGTATTCTCTTTACTCTGGGAAGGAGACGCGCAGGTTGAG GTGACACTGGTTCACTCCAGCGAGGCTGTTGCAGTGCTGAACAGGCTGACCAGCGAACAGCCTGACAGGATTTACTTTGCGAGCCTCTTCCGCTCAGGCTCAATCTCTGAAACTACCATCTGTAACACTTGCCTACGTCCAACCCAGCAGCCACAGTGCAACTACACTGACCTCCGTACAGGCGAGCCTTGGTTCTGCTACAAGCCAAATAAGCTGAGCTGTGATGCCAGGATCGACCACGCCAAGGGAGGATACATACAAAACATCACGGACATCGAGAAGAAGCTCTTTCAAAG TGGTGTCAACATGAAAGTGTACATTCGTGCTTCAGGACCTGCCAAAGTCACCGTATTGCCAAAAAAGACAG GTCATTCAGAGATGAAGTGCAACAGTGTGAAGTGTGGACCCTCTGGCTATTACTACCAGGGTGCGTGGCGAGCACTAGGTGGCACCACAGTTCAACAATTTAACATCTCTGCCATCAGTCAGTGTCTGAAACGCAAAGTGGTCCACATGTATGGGGACTCCACCATCAGGCAGTGGTTTGAATACCTCAATGCAGCACTACCAG ATCTTAAGGAGTTTGACCTGCACAGCTCGAGGCAAGGTGGACCTCTCATGGCCTTAGACAATGCAAACAACATCTTGGTGAAGTTTCGCTGCCACGCTCCTCCTATCCGTTTTGCCAACATCCCAACCAGCGAGCTTCGCTACATTGCTAATGAAATAGATGGCATACCTGGGGGTTACAACACTGTTGTAGTTTTCGGCATCTGGTCTCATTTTAGCACTTTCCCCGTAGAGGTCTACATCCGGCGGCTGCAGAGCATCCGCAGGGCAGTGAAACAGCTGCTGGAAAGGGCTCCGGGCACGGTGGTCATCATCCGGACCGCAAACCCCAAAGCTTTGACGCTTTATGAGACGATAACCAACAGCGACTGGTACTCACTGCAGCGTGATAAGGTGCTCAGAACCATGTTCAAAGAACTAAATGTTCATATAATCGATGCCTGGGAGATGGTCCTTGCCCACCACCTGCCACACAGCCTCCACCCACAACCTCCCATTATTAAGGCTATGATTGACCTTATCATGTCCTACATGTGTCCTCAAAAGGGTGGCtag
- the LOC120553385 gene encoding deoxynucleoside triphosphate triphosphohydrolase SAMHD1-like, with protein MSDSSETPQKTLKMDHKVFNDPIHGTVELHPLLIKIIDTPQFQRLRNIKQLGGAYFVYPGASHNRFEHSIGVGHLAGQLVEALRTRQPKLYIDDRDVLCVKIAGLCHDLGHGPFSHLYDQMFITKVQPKTEWKHEDNSVKMFDHLVESNDLELEMKNKYGLTDDDLNFIKKLIEGLKDPTKVQWSEIGRTEDKFFLFEIVANKTNGIDVDKFDYFARDCYHLGMKNNFDHLRFIQFARVIKVEKDGLNHICSRDKEVGNLYDMFYTRNCLHRRAYQHRVNKIIEYMIAEAFLKANKHIKIEGSGGKEFTLSTARGDMEAYTKLTDHVFEQILELDEAKVPNSSSVEQAEAKKLAEAKEILERIISRDHYRFLGEIKAIQVPTLEKICDWKKELDQARQNVCPVDHELEPILNPFTEKTAKACRTLSDAISQTLLQEFPKETQPGKPTEETYRRWERELAAAVPKGGDGGVTLTAEDFVVLVTTFDYGMKDKDPIKNVYFYNKINCDIAFTIPKDQVSKLLPECFSEQLIRVYSKKKKTDDQSLKAAKNHLLKWCEQKGLPKPQ; from the exons ATGTCTGACAGCTCTGAAACGCCCCAGAAGACATTGAAGATGGACCATAAG GTGTTTAATGATCCCATCCACGGGACGGtggagttacacccacttctcATCAAAATCATCGACACACCTCAGTTCCAGAGACTGAGAAACATCAAGCAGCTTGGAGGGGCCTACTTTGTTTACCCTGGAGCATCCCACAACCGCTTTGAGCACTCCATTGG GGTGGGGCACTTGGCAGGTCAACTTGTTGAAGCTCTGCGTACAAGGCAGCCGAAACTCTACATCGATGACAGAGACGTCCTTTGTGTGAAGATTGCTGGTCTCTGCCATGACCTGG GACATggacccttttctcatctgtatGATCAAATGTTCATAACCAAAGTACAACCAAAAACTGAGTGGAAG CATGAAGACAACTCTGTAAAGATGTTTGACCACCTGGTGGAATCTAATGATCTGGAGCTGGAGATGAAGAATAAGTATGGTCTGACTGATGATGACTTGAATTTCATCAAAAAGTTGATTGAAGGACTGAAGGACCCTACAAAAGTCCAG TGGTCAGAGATTGGTCGGACAGAGGACAAATTCTTCCTGTTTGAAATCGTGGCCAACAAAACAAACGGCATTGATGTGGACAAGTTTGACTACTTTGCCAG GGACTGCTACCACCTGGGCATGAAGAACAACTTTGACCATCTCCGCTTCATACAGTTTGCCAGAGTGATTAAGGTGGAAAAAGACGGGCTGAATCACATCTGCAGTAGAGACAAG GAGGTGGGCAATCTGTATGACATGTTCTACACCAGGAACTGTCTCCACAGAAGAGCCTACCAGCACAGAGTGAACAAGATCATAGAGTATAT GATCGCAGAGGCCTTTTTAAAAGCAAACAAGCATATCAAGATTGAAGGCTCAGGAGGGAAAGAGTTCACTCTCTCTACAGCCAGAGGTGACATGGAGGCCTACACCAAGCTGACAG ATCATGTGTTTGAACAAATACTCGAGCTGGATGAGGCAAAAGTCCCTAACTCTTCCTCTGTGGAGCAGGCTGAGGCAAAGAAGCTGGCTGAGGCAAAGGAGATTCTAGAAAGGATCATCTCTCGAGACCACTACAGGTTTCTGGGTGAAATCAAGGCTATACAAGTCCCGACCTTG GAGAAGATTTGCGATTGGAAAAAGGAATTGGATCAAGCGAGACAGAATG TTTGTCCTGTAGATCATGAACTTGAACCAATACTCAACCCCTTCACTGAGAAGACGGCTAAGGCATGTCGAACTCTATCTGATGCCATCTCTCAAACCCTCCTCCAAGAATTTCCAAAAGAAACCCAGCCAGGGAAACCCACAGAG GAGACGTATCGTCGTTGGGAAAGGGAATTGGCTGCAGCCGTCCCTAAGGGAGGTGATGGGGGTGTCACGCTGACAGCAGAGGACTTTGTAGTTTTA GTCACTACTTTTGACTATGGAATGAAAGACAAGGACCCCATCAAGAATGTGTATTTCTACAACAAGATAAACTGTGACATAGCATTCACCATCCCCAAAGACCAG GTGTCCAAGCTTCTCCCAGAATGCTTTTCTGAGCAGCTGATCAGGGTTTAcagtaagaagaagaagactgatgACCAAAGTCTGAAGGCTGCCAAGAATCACTTGCTCAAGTGGTGTGAACAGAAGGGCTTGCCAAAACCTCAG TAG